The proteins below come from a single Necator americanus strain Aroian chromosome V, whole genome shotgun sequence genomic window:
- a CDS encoding hypothetical protein (NECATOR_CHRV.G17322.T2): protein MSIHCSDSPLWTIIGIIGLMHLTAARTCEDSDQRNEIMWYFDKVERTCFAYPVDCETPLQVRAQFYSTEEECTLEEMPFQWRRFTLSCPSTLQLAVYYRSNDDPVPYIFSPWLCRRFNGMMRSDICTSSEYCYKHESFAYCCNKRAFVGDAPVAGIFTQSGIGGAEAHIVNASIFSPPPAIPNDCNTDGDRRGIEWYPHTGMACLARRSDCKHPAFPVEEANQTYDTQQECMNAHFPYWKMSYQLTCMNGFTPISLGNTPLVFSKTLCGSAHHSDVCNRDEYCAYSNRTPVGFCCRLSGNASTISYTVYGNKFRRQRAYRKIKIFVV from the exons ATGTCAATACATTGTTCTGACAGTCCTTTGTGGACTATCATAGGAATCATAG GCCTTATGCATCTTACAGCAGCTCGAACATGCGAAGATAGCGATCAAAGGAATGAAATCATG TGGTACTTCGACAAAGTCGAAAGGACCTGCTTTGCGTATCCGGTAGATTGCGAAACTCCGCTTCAGGTAAGAGCACAGTTCTACTCCACCGAAGAAGAATGTACGCTGGAAGAAATGC CATTCCAGTGGAGGAGGTTCACACTCTCGTGCCCATCCACACTTCAACTAGCGGTCTACTACCGAAGTAAT GACGATCCAGTTCCGTACATATTTTCACCATGGTTGTGTCGAAGATTTAATGGAATGATGAGATCCGATATATGCACATCCTCTGAATACTGTTACAAACATGAAAGCTTCGCATACTGTTGCAATAAAAGAGCATTCGTGGGAGATGCGCCAG TTGCCGGGATTTTCACTCAGTCTGGGATTGGTGGCGCTGAAGCGCACATTGTAAACGCCTCTATCTTTTCGCCACCACCAGCTATTCCAAATGACTGTAACACAGATGGTGATAGGAGAGGAATTGAG TGGTATCCTCATACTGGAATGGCCTGTCTTGCAAGGAGATCAGACTGCAAACATCCAGCATTTCCTGTAGAAGAGGCCAATCAAACTTACGATACCCAACAAGAATGCATGAACGCACATTTTC CATATTGGAAAATGTCATATCAGCTAACCTGCATGAACGGATTTACACCAATAAGTCTTGGAAACACTCCGCTGGTCTTCAG CAAAACCCTATGCGGCTCGGCTCATCATTCAGATGTTTGTAATCGGGACGAGTACTGCGCCTATTCCAATAGGACTCCTGTTGGATTTTGCTGCCGATTGTCCGGAAATgcat ctacgatctcgtataccgTCTACGGCAACAAATTTCGAAGGCAAAGAGCTTACAGAAAAATTAAGATATTTGTAGTTTGA